Proteins encoded by one window of Emticicia oligotrophica DSM 17448:
- a CDS encoding Gfo/Idh/MocA family protein, which yields MTKKTNESRREFIKKGAMASSFFIVPRNVLGGVGFIAPSDQLNLAAIGAGGKGRSDIKNASVNGRERVVALCDVDFSGSAKDSVKQFPTAKLYADYREMLDKEKDIDAVTISTPDHVHGPAAAFAMERGKHVYVQKPMTHNIREARLLTEMARKYKIVSQMGNQGASNPLLNTVKAWVDSGKLGKISKVQIWTNRPVWPQGGPMPKPDDSLKPKDLDWNLWLGPSEYKPYTPNMHPFNWRGWWDYGTGALGDVGCHLIDIPFRTLGLKYPTDAECSVASVYSKMWTADYNPEGCPASSFITLHFAATAKSKSPIEMTWSDGGIRPSHPDIIPANDDIGGANSANGVLIIGEKGIISTNINDSSPLMPKLYLNDGTKEVGPELPKDIEPEYGHQRRWVDACKAGFNSKEHQGLTSSFDYAGPMTETVLMGNLAIRSYLLRKENSKGQMEFYARKKLLWDGENMRITNLEEANQFVGRTYREGWKV from the coding sequence ATGACAAAAAAGACCAATGAATCTCGGAGAGAGTTCATTAAGAAAGGAGCTATGGCCTCATCTTTCTTTATTGTTCCGAGAAACGTTCTTGGTGGTGTAGGGTTTATTGCCCCAAGCGACCAACTTAACTTGGCAGCCATCGGAGCAGGTGGTAAGGGCCGAAGCGATATTAAAAATGCTTCAGTAAATGGCAGAGAAAGAGTGGTAGCTCTATGCGATGTTGATTTTTCGGGCTCAGCTAAGGATTCAGTAAAACAATTTCCTACCGCCAAACTTTATGCCGACTACCGAGAGATGTTGGATAAAGAAAAAGATATTGATGCCGTTACGATTTCTACCCCCGACCACGTACACGGACCTGCGGCAGCATTTGCCATGGAGCGTGGAAAACACGTTTATGTACAAAAACCAATGACCCATAATATTCGTGAAGCACGTTTATTAACCGAAATGGCTAGAAAATATAAAATTGTTAGCCAAATGGGTAATCAAGGAGCATCGAATCCATTATTAAATACAGTGAAAGCTTGGGTAGATTCAGGCAAATTAGGTAAAATATCGAAAGTTCAGATTTGGACAAATCGACCAGTTTGGCCCCAAGGAGGGCCTATGCCAAAACCAGATGATAGCCTAAAGCCAAAAGATTTAGATTGGAATCTTTGGCTCGGACCAAGCGAATACAAACCATATACACCAAATATGCACCCATTTAACTGGCGTGGTTGGTGGGATTACGGCACTGGTGCTTTGGGTGATGTAGGTTGCCATTTAATTGATATTCCATTCAGAACTTTGGGCTTAAAATACCCAACTGACGCTGAATGTAGTGTGGCATCGGTTTATTCTAAAATGTGGACAGCAGATTACAATCCAGAGGGTTGCCCTGCATCTTCTTTCATTACACTTCATTTTGCGGCTACTGCCAAAAGTAAGTCTCCAATTGAAATGACTTGGAGTGATGGTGGAATCAGACCTTCTCACCCTGATATTATTCCTGCTAATGACGACATCGGTGGTGCTAACAGTGCCAATGGTGTTTTGATAATTGGTGAAAAAGGAATTATCTCAACCAATATCAACGATAGCTCTCCTCTAATGCCAAAATTGTACTTAAATGATGGCACAAAAGAAGTTGGCCCAGAATTACCAAAAGATATTGAGCCAGAATACGGACACCAACGTCGTTGGGTAGATGCTTGTAAAGCAGGTTTTAACAGCAAAGAACACCAAGGTCTGACATCTTCATTTGATTACGCTGGCCCAATGACTGAAACTGTTTTAATGGGTAACTTAGCCATTAGAAGCTATTTACTTAGAAAAGAAAATAGTAAAGGCCAAATGGAGTTTTATGCAAGAAAGAAACTCTTATGGGATGGTGAAAATATGAGAATTACGAATTTAGAAGAAGCCAATCAATTCGTTGGCCGTACGTATCGTGAAGGTTGGAAGGTATAG